A part of Sinorhizobium chiapasense genomic DNA contains:
- a CDS encoding DUF6656 family protein gives MARLRYYDTATRAAVPASKATPHAEFLRTGRIDRRRHWTAEQRRYLTHEEVAEQTGRKLSAAGETTHKRINAFHSSIHFPRMIFHRTLPNSPHLGYCHVTAAKTHLERSHDITWAFYFANFFSDLGDETHFFDRIQKGYSRMYFAVAIEPSEHEGQMVINRNVRGNGLIFRTQDPKVALKNVLMLGARDDALRKIIRSL, from the coding sequence ATGGCAAGACTCAGATACTATGACACCGCCACGAGAGCCGCGGTCCCCGCGTCAAAGGCCACGCCCCACGCGGAATTCCTCCGGACCGGACGGATCGACCGCCGGCGGCACTGGACAGCCGAGCAGCGGCGCTACCTCACGCATGAGGAGGTCGCGGAGCAAACGGGGCGGAAACTTTCGGCGGCCGGCGAAACGACCCATAAGCGGATCAACGCGTTTCATTCTTCGATCCACTTCCCGAGGATGATCTTTCACCGCACCCTCCCGAACAGTCCGCATCTTGGCTACTGCCATGTGACTGCCGCAAAAACGCACCTTGAGCGTTCGCATGACATCACCTGGGCCTTCTATTTCGCGAACTTCTTCTCCGATCTCGGTGACGAGACGCATTTCTTCGATCGAATACAGAAGGGCTATTCGCGCATGTACTTCGCCGTGGCCATCGAGCCCAGCGAACACGAAGGGCAGATGGTCATCAACCGCAATGTGCGGGGCAACGGCCTGATCTTCCGGACGCAGGACCCGAAGGTAGCACTGAAGAACGTCCTGATGCTCGGCGCGCGCGACGACGCACTGCGCAAGATCATTCGCAGCCTTTGA
- a CDS encoding aromatic ring-hydroxylating oxygenase subunit alpha codes for MDIQNDMLRRLTNRREGYSLDRAFYINPDYYRQDLEHIWYKDWLFIGHDCEIPRAGNYFTVQVGDYPIVVVRDRQGAIRALHNSCRHRGSRVCTQHKGSSAKLVCPYHQWTYELDGKLLFARQMPEGFDPAEHSLKPVHCETVGGYIFISLAEKPMDFQAFRETVAAYLAPHRLGETKVAFESTIVEKGNWKLVWENNRECYHCAANHPELCRTYPEAPTVTGVQGSMDDPEISEHWARCEAAGLPSAFKIAPTGQFRMTRMPLINDAESYTMSGVKAVRKQLSAGVNESRIGTLLLFHYPTTWNHILGDHAITFRVLPLGPELTQVTTKWLVNKDAVEGVDYTLEDLTHVWTETNDQDRQIVEENAFGIRSPAYEPGPYSAEHEGGVMQFVEWYCNFMQNRLQGDAAPLSRVA; via the coding sequence ATGGACATTCAGAACGACATGCTGCGCCGGCTCACGAACCGCCGCGAGGGCTATAGCCTCGACCGCGCCTTCTACATCAACCCGGATTATTACCGGCAAGACCTCGAGCACATCTGGTACAAGGACTGGCTCTTTATCGGTCACGACTGCGAAATTCCACGGGCAGGCAACTATTTCACTGTTCAGGTCGGCGACTATCCGATCGTCGTCGTCCGCGACCGGCAGGGAGCGATCCGCGCGCTTCACAATTCCTGCCGCCATCGCGGCTCGCGCGTCTGCACGCAGCACAAGGGCTCCTCGGCCAAGCTTGTCTGTCCCTACCACCAGTGGACCTACGAACTGGACGGCAAGCTGCTGTTCGCGCGTCAGATGCCGGAAGGCTTCGATCCGGCTGAGCACAGCCTGAAGCCGGTGCATTGCGAAACGGTCGGCGGCTATATCTTCATCAGCCTCGCCGAGAAGCCGATGGACTTCCAGGCGTTCCGTGAGACGGTCGCGGCCTATCTTGCGCCGCATCGTCTTGGCGAAACTAAGGTCGCCTTTGAGAGCACGATCGTCGAGAAGGGCAACTGGAAGCTCGTCTGGGAAAACAACCGCGAGTGCTACCATTGCGCCGCCAACCACCCGGAGCTTTGCCGCACCTATCCGGAGGCCCCGACGGTAACCGGCGTGCAGGGCTCGATGGACGATCCGGAGATTTCCGAGCATTGGGCGAGATGCGAGGCGGCCGGGTTGCCGAGCGCCTTCAAGATCGCTCCGACCGGCCAGTTCCGCATGACGAGAATGCCGCTCATCAACGACGCGGAGAGCTACACCATGTCCGGCGTCAAGGCCGTCCGCAAGCAGCTTTCGGCCGGGGTGAACGAGAGCCGCATCGGCACACTGCTGCTCTTCCACTATCCGACGACCTGGAACCATATACTCGGCGATCACGCCATTACCTTCCGTGTGCTGCCGCTCGGGCCGGAGCTGACGCAGGTCACGACCAAATGGCTGGTCAACAAGGATGCGGTCGAAGGCGTCGACTACACGCTCGAGGATCTTACCCACGTCTGGACGGAGACCAACGACCAGGATCGCCAGATCGTCGAAGAAAACGCCTTCGGCATCCGCTCGCCAGCCTATGAGCCGGGTCCCTATTCGGCCGAGCACGAAGGTGGCGTGATGCAGTTCGTCGAGTGGTACTGCAATTTCATGCAGAACCGCCTCCAAGGCGACGCCGCTCCTCTCTCGCGGGTGGCCTGA
- a CDS encoding hybrid-cluster NAD(P)-dependent oxidoreductase: MEMGSSFRHFDELHPWIDRQHLLECISAVVETADVMTFTFRSDKPAWFRYLPGQFVTLELPVGEEPVMRTYTLSSSPSRPLSVAVTVKAQPDSIGTRWMFDKLKPGMKLKALGPLGDFSFVRHPGEKYLFISAGSGVTPMMSMTRWIADCAPDTDVTFISCARRPEDLLFRSELEVLARQMRRLNLGFLVEGHEARHGWHGLRGRIDATKLPLLAPDFLERTVFCCGPEPFMRGIREMLKGAGFDMARYHEESFQPAAAPAAEELAVRAGPGPGAAAEAARVTFTMSGKDVTVVPGQTILQAARANGVRIGAACEGGICGTCRVMKVAGEVEMNHNGGILDDEIEEGYILACCSRPLGDVQIEA, encoded by the coding sequence ATGGAAATGGGTTCCTCTTTTCGCCATTTCGACGAGTTGCATCCGTGGATCGACCGGCAGCATCTGCTCGAATGCATATCGGCCGTGGTCGAGACTGCGGACGTGATGACCTTCACCTTCCGTTCGGACAAGCCGGCTTGGTTCCGTTATCTGCCGGGGCAGTTCGTGACGCTCGAGCTGCCCGTCGGCGAGGAACCGGTGATGCGCACCTACACGCTGTCATCTTCGCCATCACGCCCGCTCTCGGTCGCCGTCACAGTCAAGGCGCAACCGGACAGCATTGGCACGCGCTGGATGTTCGACAAACTGAAGCCGGGCATGAAGCTGAAGGCGCTCGGGCCGCTCGGGGATTTCAGCTTCGTTCGCCATCCCGGTGAGAAATACCTGTTTATCTCGGCCGGCTCCGGTGTCACGCCGATGATGTCGATGACGCGGTGGATAGCGGACTGCGCACCCGACACGGACGTCACCTTCATTTCCTGCGCGCGCAGGCCGGAGGACCTCCTGTTCCGCTCCGAACTGGAGGTTCTCGCCCGCCAGATGCGGCGGCTCAATCTCGGCTTTCTGGTCGAAGGTCACGAGGCGCGCCACGGCTGGCATGGGCTGCGCGGTCGCATTGACGCGACGAAATTGCCGCTGCTCGCGCCGGACTTCCTGGAGCGGACGGTCTTTTGCTGCGGGCCTGAACCCTTCATGCGCGGCATCAGGGAGATGCTGAAAGGCGCCGGCTTCGATATGGCGCGCTATCACGAGGAGAGCTTCCAGCCGGCAGCCGCGCCGGCGGCCGAGGAGCTCGCGGTGCGCGCCGGCCCGGGGCCGGGCGCTGCGGCCGAGGCGGCGCGTGTCACCTTCACCATGAGCGGCAAGGACGTGACAGTGGTGCCGGGCCAGACGATCCTGCAGGCCGCCCGCGCCAACGGTGTCAGGATCGGTGCCGCCTGCGAGGGCGGCATCTGCGGCACCTGCCGGGTGATGAAGGTCGCCGGCGAAGTCGAGATGAACCACAATGGCGGCATTCTCGATGACGAGATCGAGGAAGGCTACATCCTTGCCTGCTGCTCGCGGCCGCTCGGCGACGTGCAGATCGAGGCGTGA
- a CDS encoding transporter translates to MNLISPEIPGLVWAYRFIPGESRCQRIAADSSIDNLSAGDGWVWLHLALSDARTPALIERISKLPQAAIGTLTSHDTQAAITVSEDVVHGTLVDFERTFDAVTKTIGWLHFAVSDKIIITTRLHPLRSLDRVKAAVEKSAKCSRPIDLFEMLVVEFQRTLISLVLELTEELNVIEDHVYGEAGHRQQPGLAPLRRTVVRLHRHLRTILALLRRAGASEEDEVPPGFIDAAERLSDRLEAVDRDVFALQERARLLHEEIDSKISSETNRHLYILSLMTAFLLPPTLVTGFFGMNTGALPFADGSGTLYAALIIAFSMGLAWLILRRIGIL, encoded by the coding sequence ATGAACCTGATTTCTCCCGAGATACCGGGCCTTGTCTGGGCCTACCGCTTTATACCGGGGGAGAGCCGATGCCAGCGCATCGCGGCCGACTCTTCGATCGACAACCTTTCTGCGGGCGACGGCTGGGTCTGGCTGCATCTGGCGCTCAGCGATGCGCGCACACCCGCGCTGATCGAACGCATCAGCAAGCTTCCGCAAGCGGCGATCGGTACGCTGACTAGCCATGATACACAGGCGGCGATCACCGTTTCCGAGGACGTCGTCCACGGAACGCTGGTGGATTTCGAGCGCACGTTCGACGCGGTCACGAAGACGATCGGCTGGCTGCATTTTGCAGTCAGCGACAAGATCATCATCACGACGCGGCTGCATCCACTGCGCAGCCTCGACCGCGTGAAGGCGGCCGTCGAAAAAAGCGCCAAATGCAGCCGGCCAATCGACCTCTTCGAAATGCTCGTGGTCGAGTTCCAGCGTACGTTGATCTCACTCGTCCTGGAACTGACCGAAGAACTGAACGTCATCGAGGATCATGTCTACGGAGAGGCTGGCCATAGGCAGCAGCCAGGCCTGGCACCGCTGCGCAGGACCGTAGTGCGGTTGCATCGCCACCTCAGAACCATTCTCGCCCTGTTACGGCGGGCCGGGGCATCGGAGGAGGACGAGGTGCCGCCGGGTTTCATCGACGCGGCAGAGCGGCTCTCCGATCGACTGGAGGCGGTAGACCGGGATGTCTTCGCACTCCAGGAACGTGCGAGGCTTCTGCATGAGGAAATCGACAGCAAGATTTCCTCGGAGACAAACCGGCATCTCTATATCCTGTCATTGATGACAGCTTTTCTTTTGCCGCCGACGCTGGTGACGGGTTTCTTCGGCATGAACACGGGAGCCCTGCCCTTCGCCGATGGAAGCGGCACGCTCTATGCGGCTTTGATCATTGCCTTCTCCATGGGCCTTGCCTGGCTCATTCTCCGCCGGATCGGCATTCTGTAG
- a CDS encoding acyl-CoA dehydrogenase, whose translation MYKAPVDEIAFTLKHMAGMAEALNAGVFGELGEDVIDAILAEAGRFATEEVAPLGEVGDRQGARLVDGAVKTPEGWRDLYHNWIGGGWNGLTAPEAFGGQNLPHMLHVAAMEMWNAGSMAFALGPTLTMGAIEALEKHGSEALKTTYLAKMVSGEWTATMNLTEPHAGSDLGVLKTRAERRDDGSYRIFGQKIFITWGEHDFTDNIIHLVLARLPDAPQGTKGISLFLVPKFLVNADGSLGARNDVFCHSLEHKLGIHGSPTCTMIYGDGKFGDEKGAIGYLVGEENRGLACMFTMMNNARLAVGMQGVAIADAATQKAIAYAKERTQGRAPGWSGEGMSPIIEHPDVARMLLTMKALTQGSRAIAYACAHAVDMAHASKGDQARHWQERSSLLTPIAKSFATDAGVDVASLGVQVHGGMGFIEETGAARYLRDARIAPIYEGTNGIQAIDLVTRKLPLSDGAHVRGFIGELSEIAAAVRAANRTGFGETAARLDAAIADLSDATEWLLAALGGGKVTDALSGATAYQRLFGLVLTGVYLAKGGVAEAGDGKEDARIALCRFTAENLLAETGALKDRVVSGAESLAAARAVLV comes from the coding sequence ATGTACAAAGCTCCGGTCGACGAGATCGCATTCACACTGAAGCACATGGCCGGCATGGCCGAGGCCTTGAACGCCGGTGTTTTCGGTGAACTCGGTGAGGATGTGATCGATGCAATCCTCGCGGAAGCGGGGCGCTTTGCGACGGAAGAGGTGGCTCCCCTCGGCGAGGTCGGTGACCGGCAGGGCGCGCGGCTCGTCGACGGTGCGGTCAAGACGCCGGAAGGGTGGCGCGATCTCTATCACAACTGGATCGGCGGCGGCTGGAACGGCCTGACGGCGCCCGAGGCCTTCGGCGGGCAAAATCTGCCGCACATGCTGCACGTCGCCGCAATGGAAATGTGGAACGCCGGTTCGATGGCTTTCGCGCTCGGGCCTACGCTGACGATGGGCGCCATTGAGGCCCTGGAGAAGCATGGCTCCGAGGCGCTAAAGACAACGTATCTCGCCAAAATGGTCTCGGGAGAGTGGACCGCCACGATGAACCTGACGGAGCCGCATGCCGGTTCCGACCTTGGCGTGCTCAAGACCCGGGCCGAGCGTCGTGACGACGGCAGCTATCGCATCTTCGGTCAGAAGATCTTCATCACCTGGGGCGAGCACGACTTTACCGACAACATCATCCATCTCGTGCTCGCGCGGCTGCCGGACGCCCCCCAGGGCACGAAAGGCATTTCACTGTTTCTCGTGCCGAAGTTCCTTGTCAACGCCGACGGCTCGCTCGGGGCGCGCAACGATGTTTTCTGCCACTCGCTCGAGCACAAGCTTGGCATTCACGGCTCGCCCACCTGCACAATGATCTATGGTGACGGCAAGTTCGGCGATGAAAAGGGTGCGATCGGCTATCTGGTTGGCGAGGAGAACCGCGGTCTCGCCTGCATGTTCACGATGATGAACAATGCCCGGCTCGCCGTCGGCATGCAGGGTGTTGCGATTGCCGACGCCGCCACCCAGAAGGCGATCGCCTATGCGAAGGAGCGCACGCAGGGCAGGGCGCCGGGATGGAGCGGCGAGGGAATGAGCCCGATCATCGAGCATCCGGATGTCGCCAGGATGCTTTTGACGATGAAAGCGCTGACGCAAGGATCGCGGGCGATCGCCTATGCCTGCGCCCACGCGGTCGACATGGCGCACGCCAGCAAGGGCGACCAAGCCCGGCATTGGCAGGAGCGTTCGAGCCTGCTGACGCCGATTGCAAAATCATTTGCCACCGATGCCGGCGTCGATGTCGCCTCCCTGGGCGTACAGGTGCATGGCGGCATGGGCTTCATCGAGGAGACGGGGGCCGCCCGCTACCTGCGCGATGCGCGTATCGCGCCGATCTACGAAGGCACGAACGGCATTCAGGCGATCGATCTCGTAACTCGCAAACTGCCGCTGTCCGATGGCGCCCATGTGCGCGGCTTCATTGGCGAACTGAGTGAGATCGCCGCCGCTGTCAGGGCCGCGAACAGGACGGGCTTCGGCGAGACGGCAGCGCGTCTCGACGCTGCGATCGCCGATCTCTCCGACGCGACCGAATGGCTGCTGGCTGCTCTGGGCGGCGGAAAGGTTACCGATGCGCTATCGGGTGCAACCGCTTATCAGCGCCTCTTCGGGCTGGTGCTGACAGGCGTTTACCTGGCCAAGGGCGGTGTGGCGGAGGCCGGCGACGGTAAGGAAGATGCTCGCATCGCTCTTTGCCGGTTCACGGCGGAGAACCTGCTCGCGGAAACTGGCGCACTCAAGGATCGCGTCGTCAGTGGCGCCGAAAGCCTTGCGGCTGCGCGCGCAGTTCTGGTTTGA
- a CDS encoding glycoside hydrolase family 25 protein, which produces MEKRGLSISGTILRLVALLGLTFAAANLHARDLEPWKQRQNAIIVDAYEMNSIDWEVMLKDKRIAGFIAKASDGLPESFSCTGDHGGDTVAHCKTMWRKYAVSRELYQTRRMIARSHGLLWGAYHLARPGNPVDQANHFLDYADPRDDEVMVLDIEGIDPEKYMSLEDAAIFAGHIKTRTGRYPILYTNHITAKYIAANRYKHRLLSRLPLWYARYKPDIRKVFPMGNWDSYALWQFSSSHNCGKRRCPYRVPGTLDDIDVNVAAMSASALKAGWAQGALLPEKPPVLTVVAAARRGPAPAASAKAVASLERPQLLVSRATAASKSGSGVDMTVTGSIGVRAAEVQLPHQAERR; this is translated from the coding sequence ATGGAAAAGCGGGGACTCTCGATCTCGGGGACGATCTTGCGCCTGGTGGCCCTCCTGGGTCTGACCTTCGCGGCGGCGAATCTTCACGCGCGTGATCTCGAACCCTGGAAACAGCGGCAGAACGCCATCATCGTCGATGCCTATGAGATGAACAGCATCGACTGGGAAGTGATGCTGAAGGACAAGCGCATAGCGGGCTTCATCGCAAAGGCCTCCGACGGCCTGCCCGAAAGCTTCTCCTGCACCGGGGACCATGGCGGCGACACGGTCGCCCATTGCAAGACGATGTGGCGCAAATACGCCGTCAGCCGCGAACTCTACCAGACGCGCCGAATGATCGCCCGCTCGCATGGCCTGCTCTGGGGCGCCTATCACCTGGCCCGGCCCGGCAATCCTGTCGATCAGGCCAACCATTTCCTCGACTATGCCGATCCCCGCGACGACGAGGTGATGGTCCTCGACATCGAGGGCATCGATCCGGAAAAATACATGTCGCTGGAAGACGCCGCCATCTTTGCCGGGCATATCAAGACTCGTACCGGCCGCTACCCGATCCTTTACACCAACCACATCACCGCAAAATACATTGCCGCAAACCGCTACAAACACCGCCTGCTGTCGCGTCTTCCGCTCTGGTACGCCCGCTACAAGCCGGACATCCGCAAGGTGTTTCCGATGGGCAACTGGGACAGCTACGCCCTCTGGCAATTCTCCTCGTCACACAATTGCGGCAAGCGGCGCTGCCCCTACCGGGTACCCGGCACGCTTGACGATATCGACGTGAACGTCGCGGCGATGTCGGCGTCCGCGCTGAAAGCCGGCTGGGCGCAAGGGGCCTTGCTGCCCGAGAAACCGCCCGTGCTGACCGTTGTCGCCGCGGCGAGGCGTGGCCCGGCGCCGGCAGCAAGCGCCAAGGCGGTTGCCTCCCTCGAGCGGCCTCAATTGCTCGTCAGCCGCGCGACGGCCGCGAGCAAGTCTGGCAGTGGGGTCGACATGACCGTTACCGGCTCGATCGGCGTCAGAGCGGCGGAAGTACAGCTGCCCCACCAAGCCGAGCGACGCTGA
- a CDS encoding crotonase/enoyl-CoA hydratase family protein gives MTDHVLVERPEAFPGVQVIRFNRPEKKNAITREMYAKMTNALTVAGTDPAVRVTAFLGTEGCFSAGNDMADFLAFAMGGTMGTEVLDFLRALAAAKKPVVSGVDGLAIGIGTTIHLHCDLTVSSPRSVFKTPFVDLALVPEAASSLVAPRIMGHQRAFALLAAGEPLAAADALQAGLIWKVVGQEAVEEETLSLAARLAWKPPEALRIARDLIRGDRSDVLSRIDEEARHFAAQLKSAEARAAFEAFMRR, from the coding sequence ATGACCGATCATGTGCTTGTAGAACGCCCGGAGGCCTTCCCCGGCGTCCAGGTCATCCGCTTCAACCGGCCTGAAAAGAAGAACGCCATCACGCGCGAAATGTACGCGAAGATGACGAACGCGTTGACGGTGGCCGGAACCGATCCAGCCGTGCGAGTCACCGCGTTCCTCGGCACCGAAGGATGCTTCTCGGCCGGAAACGACATGGCCGATTTTCTCGCCTTTGCCATGGGCGGGACAATGGGGACCGAGGTGCTCGATTTTCTGCGGGCGCTTGCGGCAGCGAAAAAGCCGGTTGTATCGGGTGTCGACGGCTTGGCGATCGGCATAGGCACGACCATCCATCTCCATTGCGATCTGACGGTTTCTTCGCCACGCTCGGTCTTCAAGACACCCTTCGTCGACCTCGCCCTAGTGCCTGAGGCGGCGTCCAGCCTGGTCGCGCCGCGCATCATGGGGCACCAGCGAGCCTTCGCGCTTCTCGCCGCTGGAGAACCGCTGGCGGCCGCCGATGCCCTGCAGGCGGGGCTGATCTGGAAGGTCGTCGGCCAGGAAGCGGTGGAGGAAGAGACGCTTTCGCTTGCGGCACGCCTCGCCTGGAAACCGCCAGAAGCCCTGAGGATCGCGCGAGACCTCATTCGTGGGGATCGAAGTGACGTGCTCTCCCGCATCGACGAGGAGGCCCGGCACTTTGCCGCGCAGTTGAAGAGCGCCGAAGCGCGGGCGGCTTTCGAAGCCTTCATGCGTCGCTAG
- the mcpU gene encoding methyl-accepting chemotaxis protein McpU: MSKRSNLMTRILVAASCVVVGAFAGFSVYIDTLQNSATTKAVEENIASSGNQAATSVANWLNGRVTLTAMVADAVGRVGDDAGVQPVLKNDVLTAEFISTYVGNESGKFITWPEMPMPEGYDPRQRPWYQQAVKADARVLTEPYVDASSGDLIISAAVPVKHDGKLYGVAGSDFSLKTLVSMVKAIDVGGEGFAFLANKDGQILVHPDAKLVTKTLADAFPVGTPKIGSGIVNTELDGKPMLVSFVPVKGLPSVEWYVGFVVDADVAYSAISQFRVAATVATILAVGVMIAFLATLLSRLVIRPITEMTSTMEKLAAGNIEVEIPCEARRDQIGSMAAAVAVFRANAVERARLEDEADANRSLSERERLDREAQKARDAAEVQHAVDALATGLGRLANGDLAFRIDSPFADRLDRLRADFNNSVAKLHDTLRAVGVNARAIDAGASEIRSAADDLARRTEQQAASVEETAAALEEITTTVKDSAHRAEEVGALVARTRTGAEKSGEVVQNAVQAMHAIEKSSGEISNIIGVIDDIAFQTNLLALNAGVEAARAGEAGKGFAVVAQEVRELAQRSANAAKEIKALITTSGDQVRSGVTLVGDTGRALEAIVAEVQEINKHVSAIVTATREQSTGLQEINTAVNTMDQGTQQNAAMVEEQTAASHGLAQEAAALNALLAQFNLGETHVAHPSATSYRRRAA, encoded by the coding sequence TTGTCCAAACGATCGAATCTCATGACGCGCATTCTTGTTGCTGCGTCCTGCGTTGTCGTCGGCGCCTTTGCAGGCTTTTCCGTCTACATCGATACGCTCCAGAACAGCGCGACGACAAAAGCCGTCGAGGAGAATATCGCCTCGTCCGGCAACCAGGCGGCGACAAGCGTCGCCAACTGGCTGAACGGCCGCGTGACGCTGACGGCCATGGTCGCCGACGCCGTCGGTCGCGTCGGGGACGACGCCGGTGTCCAGCCGGTTTTGAAGAACGATGTTCTCACCGCCGAATTCATCTCCACCTATGTCGGCAACGAAAGCGGCAAGTTCATCACCTGGCCTGAGATGCCGATGCCGGAAGGCTACGATCCGCGCCAGCGCCCATGGTATCAGCAGGCCGTCAAGGCCGACGCTCGCGTCCTGACCGAGCCCTACGTCGACGCCTCCAGCGGCGATCTGATCATCAGCGCGGCGGTGCCGGTCAAGCATGATGGCAAGCTCTATGGTGTCGCCGGCAGCGACTTCTCGCTGAAGACGCTCGTCTCCATGGTCAAGGCGATCGACGTCGGCGGCGAGGGTTTCGCGTTTCTTGCCAACAAGGACGGCCAGATTCTTGTTCATCCGGATGCAAAGCTGGTGACGAAGACGCTCGCCGACGCCTTTCCGGTCGGTACGCCGAAGATCGGTAGCGGCATCGTCAACACCGAACTCGACGGCAAGCCGATGCTGGTCAGCTTTGTGCCGGTCAAGGGGCTTCCCTCGGTCGAGTGGTATGTCGGCTTTGTTGTGGACGCGGACGTCGCCTATTCGGCGATCAGCCAGTTCCGCGTCGCCGCTACAGTTGCGACGATCCTCGCCGTCGGTGTCATGATCGCTTTCCTCGCGACACTGCTCAGCCGTTTGGTCATCCGGCCGATCACCGAAATGACCAGCACGATGGAAAAGCTCGCTGCCGGCAATATCGAGGTCGAAATTCCCTGTGAGGCGCGTCGCGACCAAATCGGATCGATGGCCGCGGCTGTTGCCGTCTTCCGCGCCAATGCTGTCGAGCGCGCGCGGCTCGAGGACGAGGCGGACGCGAACCGGTCGCTCTCCGAGCGCGAGCGCCTGGATCGCGAGGCCCAGAAGGCGCGCGATGCAGCGGAAGTGCAGCACGCCGTCGACGCGCTTGCGACCGGCCTCGGCCGGCTGGCGAACGGCGATCTTGCCTTCCGCATCGACAGCCCCTTTGCCGATCGCCTCGATCGCCTGAGGGCCGACTTCAACAATTCGGTGGCCAAGCTTCACGACACGCTCCGTGCGGTCGGCGTCAACGCCCGTGCGATCGATGCCGGCGCCAGCGAGATCCGTTCAGCCGCCGACGACCTTGCCCGCCGCACCGAACAACAGGCAGCTTCGGTCGAGGAAACGGCCGCAGCGCTCGAGGAGATCACCACGACGGTGAAGGACTCTGCTCATCGGGCGGAAGAGGTTGGAGCTCTCGTCGCCCGCACCCGCACCGGCGCCGAGAAGTCCGGTGAAGTCGTCCAGAACGCCGTCCAGGCGATGCATGCGATCGAGAAGTCGTCCGGCGAGATATCCAATATCATCGGCGTGATCGACGACATCGCCTTCCAGACCAACCTCCTGGCGCTGAACGCAGGCGTCGAGGCGGCCCGTGCGGGCGAAGCCGGCAAGGGATTTGCCGTCGTGGCCCAGGAAGTGCGCGAACTGGCCCAGCGCTCGGCCAATGCCGCCAAGGAAATCAAGGCGCTGATCACGACCTCCGGCGACCAGGTGCGCTCCGGCGTGACGCTCGTCGGCGATACCGGCCGCGCACTGGAAGCGATCGTCGCCGAGGTGCAGGAGATCAACAAGCATGTGAGCGCGATCGTGACCGCGACGCGCGAGCAGTCGACCGGTCTTCAGGAGATCAATACCGCCGTCAACACCATGGACCAGGGCACGCAGCAGAACGCGGCGATGGTCGAGGAGCAGACGGCGGCAAGCCACGGCCTCGCCCAGGAGGCGGCAGCACTCAACGCGCTGCTCGCCCAGTTCAATCTCGGCGAGACGCATGTCGCCCATCCGAGTGCGACAAGCTATCGGCGGCGCGCGGCCTGA